A stretch of DNA from Staphylococcus sp. KG4-3:
AACGGCTCCTAAGAAAGCCGCCGATTCGACTGTTCCAATTCGTAATAAATTAGTTGTTGCTGCAGGAGACAAATATAGATCATTGTGCCATTTATTCCGTACGTAGCTTTAGTAACTCCGCTTTTTTAGCTGCTTCTGTGACCATTTTATTAGACGAAACTTTAGATTCTATTAAACCTTGCTTTACTAATTATTGATCAACTTCAGCATCAGATAGATATGTTACTGATTCTTCATTTTCAACTGTAACATGTTTTGCACCTTGAACACTTGGGTTAATTTGATTAACATTACTTTTTATGTTTTCTACTTCTTTAGATGAAGCATCAGTATCAGTTTTAAATGTTTCTTCATCTGTTCAATACTTTTCCGCTATACTTCGGTCAATGCCTTCAGTCGCAACAGTAACAAAAGTTATTTTTCCTGATAATAAAAAAACACATTGATTTTGCATCATAATATTACTTAATAATTCATATAAAAAGCTAATAGAATCAACTACTTAGTATATTTTTATGTGATGTTATTAATAAACGTACTACCTAATACATCTCTTACATCATGTATAACTAAAAATGCTTTTTCATCTTCTTGGTAAACTAAATTTTTAATTTTAGTAACTTGAGATTGATGAACTACTACATAAAGCATGCCTGTCTCATTTTTTGAATATCCCCCTTTGCTAGGCAATATTGTAGTTCCTCTTCCGGTGAAATTATTAATTTTATCTGCTATCATTTCATTTTTTTCAGAAATAATAGTTACTGCTTTTTTAGGATTAAAACCTTCAATGATAAAAGATGTTGCTCTTTCAGTAATAAATAACATAATAATCGTAAATAACACATTTCTTAAAGGTAGAACAATTAAAAATGATAAAACTATTAAACTGTCTAATAAAAATATAGATTTAGACGTTTTAAAACCAAAATATTTATTAAGTATTCTAGCGATAACAGCTGGTCCACCTACTGTACTTCCTGTAGACAATACTAATCCTACACTTATACCAATTATCGCTCCACCAAACACCGAATTAATTACAAAATCATCAATCCCTAAATTCACGCTTTTAGTCAACTCTAAAAACAATGACAACGCTGTATTAGATATGACTGTATATATTGCTACTGTTTTACTTAAATATTTCCATCCAATAATAATAAGTACTATATTTATTATTAATGAAGTTAACGCTGGTGATAAACCCAGTGAATATTTCAAGGCTAAAGAAATACCAACAGTTCCTCCATCTCCTAAATTAGATCCTAGTAAAAACCCATTTACGCCAATAGCATTTATAAAAGTACCAACTAAACATATAATAATGTTTTTATAATGATTTACTATCATTGCCTTCATAAGTAATCCCTCTTTTTTAATAATTTATACGTAATATCATATTCAAATACTTAAAGGATATATTTTATATATTCTTTTTTATGTAAAACTAGCTCAACAAATTGAAAATTGAGCATTGTAGAAGTAATAGGTTACATACAGTTATATACCGGCCATAGAATAAATATAGCCAATCTTAGTATGTTTTTACTTCAAAAAAATACTTTTCAATAGCTCTCATTTGGTAGGATTAAATGAGAACATTGAAAAGTACATTTTTTATAACGAATAAGTTATTTATCTTGTTGGCTTTCTGAATACCACCATAATGAATCTTTAGGATTTTCAACAGCCACTTTAAATTCTTTTGCATTTGAAACAGTTGGATAAGAACCTTTTAATGATTGTTTTGAAGTATCTTTAAATAAAAATACTACAACTATAAGTCCAATTATACTAACAAATAACCAATAAAAGCCAGGCGCTAGATTGTTTCCAGTTTCATGTACTAACCAAGTAGCTACTAAAGGCGTAGTTCCACCGAACACGGATACAGCAATGTTAAATGTCCAAGATAACGTTCTATAACGAACGTTGGTAAAAAATAATGTTGGTAACGTACCCGGCATTGTACCTTCATATACAGATAACACGATGCCGATCATTAATAAGCCCATAAATAAGAAGGCTAAATTACCATTATTTAAAAACTGGAATGAGATTAATGAAAATACAATTCCTAATGTTAAACCTATACTGATAATTTTTTTATTACCAACTTTATCGCCTAATCGACCGAACATTATTGCAAATGGTAACATGATTATGAGTACCACTGCTGTAATTGGTGTGCTAATCGTATCTTTGATGCCTACATTTTCATCCAAATAAGAAGGCATATAACCTAACAATAAATAGTTTGTAATATTAAAGAAAGCAACAAAAACAATGCATAACAAAATATCACGTTTATTATCTTTAATTATTTGTAAAATATTTTGTGTTTCTTCTTTACTGTCAGCTAAATCATTTTCAAAAATAGGTGATTCCTCTAAATGTGTTCTCAAATACAAGCCAAATAGTCCAATAGGAATACTAATGAAGAAAGGTATTCTCCATCCCCAACTTTCCATGCTACTGCTTGGTATTAACCAAAACATTATTGTCACTAATATTGAAGCAAGTATGTAGCCAGATAACGTACCTAACTCTAGTCCACTCCCTAATCTAATACGCTTATTATCAGGTGAAGATTCAGCAATATATACCATTGCACCAGCATATTCTCCACCAACAGAAAAACCTTGTAATATGCGAGCTAACAACAATATTATTGGCGCCCATATACCAATTTGATCATATGTAGGTAGAATACCTATTAAAAATGTCGAGAATGCCATTAATATAATCGTAGTTGTTAAAACGATTTTTCTTCCATATTTATCACCAATTTTACCAAAAAATATACCTCCGACTGGTCTAAGTAAAAAAGCAATAGCAAAAGTCGCAAATGTAAAAATCAATTTTATTTCATCATTATCAACTTGACTAAAGAAATTTTTACTTATAATCACTGCTAAATATGAATATAATGCAAAATCAAACCATTCCATAGCATTACCAATGCCAGTAGCAAATACGCTTTTTTTCGCTTGGTTAATGTCTACAGTATTAATTTTCCTTTTATTAAATTTCATGATACATACACTCCTTTTACTCACAATAAGACATTTTAGCACGTTTTAATTGCACGTCAATAAGCCAAATGATCCAAAAAGAAAATGTATTCGCTTACTCCTTAGAGCAATAATGTAAAGAATGTTTTAAAAATTTTTAACAAATTTTTAATTATAAATTTAAAATTACACATAAACACACAAATTATCATTATGTATTTTTATAAAAAAATTAGCACTTCCATATTTAGAAGTACTAATTAAAAATTTTTATTTATTATTAAAGTGGAATATCCTAAAAGTTAGAAATATAAATAAAGACTTTAGTTTTAAGAATGTGATTTATTTCTAAACTTTAGGAAATAACTTAATAATGGTGCAATTAGAAATAGTATAAAGAATATTCTAAAGATGTGATAACTTGAAATCAATGCTACATCTGCACCAGTTTCAATTGCAACTAATACGATTTGACTCATACCACCTGGCGCAGCACCTAAAAACAATTCATTAACAGAATGGTCGGAAACCATTGCAATAAATAGCACCATTACAAAAGTTAATAATATTAATAGTATATTTTGAAATGCAATTGCTACAGCGATTCTACCTTTCATTTGGTCTAATAATTTAGCAATTTGTATACCTATACGTATCATATAAATAACTTGTGCTGCAGCAATAATATAATTGTCTAAGGTAAATGTAACACCAGTTAATAAATTCCAACATATAAGTACTAATATCGGTGCAAGTAATTGTCTGGTCGGAAAATTAATTTTCCCCATAATGACATATACTAAAAATACTGCAAGTGCTAATAAAAGTATATTTGGAATAGTCAATGCTTCGGTTAGTGTATTGACCATACTACCACCTGACGAATGACTACCAACACTGTCTTGAAAGAAATACGAAATAAATGGCACAAGAATAACAACAAATATAATTCTTGATGTTTGTGTTAAACTGACGACCATAATATTCGCTTTCTTATTTTCCTCTGCCATTATAAGCATTTGACTTAACGCGCCTGGAATCACACTTAATATTGCAGTTTCAGTATTTACCTTAGCAATTTTTTTAAAGAAAAAGGCTATTATTAATGCAAGTCCTAATAGCATAACTGTGATTAATATAATAGTCAGCCAATCATCTTTGATATCAAAGATTACATTTTCGGTAAAAGTTGATCCTATTTGGACACCTAATAATACCAATCCAATTTGACTTAGCCAAAACGGCCATTCAACTTCCATGTGAAAGCATCTAACACAAATGACACTTGCAATTATAGGTCCAAACATAAATGGTAATAGTATATTTGCTGCATTTAAGATTAGACTTAATAAAATAGCTAGCAATAAAACGATGATATTATTTCTTAATTGTTTACTCATGTTCTCACAACTTTCGTAGTTATCGTCATACTTAACTGAGCTATCCATATTAAAACCCGATCAACGCATTGGTTGTTCGGGCATAATTTAAACTTTATACAATTCGACTTAGAGCAGTATCGAACGCTTCTATAGTTTGTTTAATATCTTCTTCGGTGTGCGCGGTTGAAAGAAATGTACCTTCAAATTGTGATGGTGGTAAAAATACTCCCTCATTTGCCATTTCTCTGTACATTTGACTAAACATTTCTAAATCACTATTGTTTGCTTCTTCAAAGTTTGTAACAGGCCCTTCATTCAAGAAATATCCTATCATAGAACCTGCTCGATTTACAGTGATTGGCACATTATGTTTTGCAAACACTGTTTTTAATCCTGCTTCTAATTGATCGCCTAATTTATTAAAATAATCATATGTTTCTTGTTTAAGTTGTACAAGAGTCTCATACCCACTAGTCATAGCTAAAGGATTACCTGATAAAGTACCAGCTTGATAGATATCACCTGCTGGGGCAATATGGTCCATGATTTCTTTTTTGCCGCCAAAGGCACCTACTGGTAGACCTCCTCCAATTACTTTACCTAAACAAGTTAAGTCTGGGGTCACATTAAAGTATCCTTGCGCACAATTATATCCTACTCTAAAGCCTGTCATAACTTCATCAAAAATTAATAATGAACCATATTCAGTTGTAATATCTCTTAGTCCTTGTAAAAAGCCTTCAATCGGTGGAACGACACCCATGTTACCAGCAACGGGTTCTACAATAACGCCTGCAATGTCGTCACCAAATTCTTCAAATGCAACTTTAATTGCCTCTAAATCATTATAAGGCACTGTAATTGTATTTTTAGCGATCCCTTCAGGCACGCCTGGAGAATCTGGTAATCCTAAAGTCGCAACGCCGGAACCAGCTTTAATTAGTAAAGAGTCACTATGACCATGATAACAACCAATAAATTTAATGATTTTATTTTTTCCAGTATAACCACGCGCTAAACGCAAAGTATCTAGTGTCGCTTCTGTACCAGATGATACCATACGTACCTTCTCAATAGATGGTACTCGATCTATAACAAGTTCTGCTAATTTATTCTCTTGTGTTGTTGAAGCACCAAAACTTGTACCCTTATCTACCGCCTCATGAATCTTATCAATAACTTGCTTGTTTTTATGACCTAAAATTAACGGTCCCCAACTTAGTACATAATCAATATAAGCATTGCCGTCAATATCATATATCCTTGAACCTTCACCATGATCCATAAAAATTGCTGGTGTATCTACAGATTTAAATGCTCTAACTGGACTATTTACACCACCAGGCATTAAATGTTCTGCTGCTTCCATTGCTTTTTCAGAATTACTGTAACGCATTGTATCCATCCTCCTATTGTTCTTCATCTAAATATCGACAAATATCTTTTGAAAAATAAGTGATAATCATATCTGCACCTGCACGTTTCATAGAAATCATTTGTTCCATAACCACTGCTTTTTCATCTATCCATCCATTAATTGATGCAGCTTTGGTCATACTATATTCGCCACTTACATTATATGCAACGACAGGTACATTTGTTGTATTTCTGACGTCTCTAATAATATCTAAAAAGCTTAATGCAGGTTTAACTATCATCATATCTGCACCTTCATTTAAGTCACTATCTAATTCTCTTAAAGCTTCTCTACGATTTGCTGGATCCATTTGGTATGTTTTACGGTCGCCAAATTGTGGTGCAGATTCAGCAGCATCACGGAATGGCCCGAAGAAACTTGATGAATATTTAATCCCATAACTCATAATAGGTATATTATGATAACCTGCTTGATCTAAGCCTTCACGAATCTCTGCTACAAAGCCATCCATCATATTACTTGGAGCAATGATATCAGCTCCTGCTTCAACTTGAGAGATTGCAGTTTTTACTAGTAATGGTAATGATTTATCATTGTCGACATCTTTCGTTTCTTCATTAATCACTCCACAGTGTCCATGGTCTGTATATTCGCATAGACATGTATCTGCTACAATTAGTAAATCACTATACATTGATTTTGCTTTTCTAGTGGCTTCTTGTATGATACCGTTATGATCATAAGCGCCTGTACCTACAGCATCTTTTTCATTTGGTACACCAAAAAACATAATACCTCTAATACCTAAATCATAAGCTTCTTTAATTTCCTCACCAAGTAAATTTAAACTTATTTGATATATACCTGGCATTGATTTGATTTCTTCTTTAACATTATCACGCTCTACAACAAAAATAGGATAAATTAAATCTTCTTTTCTTATATGTGTTTCACGTACCATACTTCTCATTGATTTACTACTACGTAATCTTCTGTGTCTATCAAATTGCATTTGTTTCCCAACTTTCTATTATTTTGCTAACTAATGATTCTAGCGTTTGAATTTCTGATACCGTGCCTTTAGCATGATATTGATGTAATGTTTCCAATGTTTGTAGACCAATTACAAAATAATGGTCAAAGTTCACTGTCATTTCATGATTAAAATAATAACGTACAGCTGATGAGCTTGCGAAAGCTACAGCATCTATTTCACCTTTTTTAATCATCATTTTAACATCATTGATATTATCAGTATGTGGAACTGGTTTATACAAGTCAATTTTCTGAACTATATAATTTTGATTATATAGTTCATCTTGTAACAAAGACCTTGCCGCATTACTGGAAGGCAACAATATTCTACTACCTTCTTCAGCACAAAACGACTCAAGAAATCCCTCTTGAGAATAGTCTTTTGGGCAGAAAGATACCTCCAATCCCAATGACTTACAGTAGTTCGCAGTTTTCTCACCAATAACTGCTATCTTACCCACATTAACATGTTTTAGATATGGTTGAAAAAACTTCACCGCATTTTTGGACGAAAAAATAAGCCAGTCATAGTTCACATTCAATAAATTTAAGTCGAATGATAATGCCTCTACACGGATAAATGGTCTGTGTATGATACATGCATCATTTCTTTTAAATTCACTGGTTTGTGTCATAACTATAACTGGTCTCATCATTTTCACCTCGAAGGATTATTGTTCTTCGTTTAGTGCTTTAATTATTTCGTAAGCGCCTTGCGCATTTAATACTTCAGTAACTTTTTCCCCGAGTTCAACTGGATTTGTACCACGCTCTGTGTGTTCATAACGTTCTTTGCCATCAGGCGACATAATTAATCCAGTGAACTCAATTGTACCATCACTTTCTTTAGTTGCATAGCCACCGATAGGCACTTGGCAACTACCGTTCATACGAGTTAAAAATGTTCTTTCAGCAGTCACACATGAAGCTACATCATCGTTGTGAACTTTGCTTAATAAATCTAGTAACTCTTTGTCATCTGAACGACACTCAATACCTAAGGCACCTTGTCCAATTGCAGGGATTAATGTTTCTTTATCTAAGTAAGTCGTGACGATATCATCAGACCATCCCATACGTTTAAGACCAGCAGCAGCAAGAATAATAGCATCATAATCTTCAGTTTCCAATTTACTTAATCGCGTATCAATGTTACCTCGAATCCATTTTATTTGTAAATTCGGGTATTTTGCCAAAATTTGTGCGCCGCGGCGCAACGAACTAGTACCTACAATACTATTATCTGGAAGTTCATCCAATTTAATGTGATTTTTAGCTATATAGGCGTCATATGGATTTTCACGATCTGGTATACAACCTAATGTTAAACCTTCAGGTATAACGCTTGGTACATCTTTTAAAGAATGAATCGCCATATCAATTGAATGGTCGAATAATTCGTTTTGTATTTCTTTAACAAATAATCCTTTGCCGCCAACTTTTGATAGCTGTTTATCTATTATTCGATCACCTTTTGTTACTATTTCTTTAATCTCAATATCTAACTCAGGCTCTATTGCTTTTAATTTATCTATAAACTGTTGGCTTTGTGTCATAGCTAATTTACTTCTTCTTGAACCAACGACTAACTTACGCATCATGCGCAACCTCCTAAAAATACAACTATTTATCATTTAATTTTTATAATTATATCCCTGTCCATTGATGAAAATCAGAAACATGTGAAGCAAAAAATAAATTTATCATACTCAAACAAAATAAGATGATATTAAAATAAATTAATTTATGTTTAGTTAACATATGCTTCACTCTAAAAATGATATAAATGCCATATAGCAAAGTGATAACTATCGACATAACCACTTTAGGATCAATCAAAATATTTAATCCTAAAGCATTGAATCCCCACTGAGCACCTAAGATAATACTTAAAATGATAAATAAAAAACCAATTAAACTACTATAGAATACAATTTGCTCAAGCGTAGCAACGCTTGCTATTCTAAAATATTTTTGATCAAATCGTTTTTGTTTTAAATTTTTATACTGAATTAAGTATAAAATGCTATTTACAAAAGCAAAAGCAAATAGGGCGTAACTAATAATTGCAAATGTGACATGGACAATAAGCAATTCGTTGATTAGGTTTAATTTTTCACCTGTACCATGGTAATGCATTGGTTGAAAAGTACTCATCGCAATAAATATAAAACCAATTAAATTGAATAAAAAAATTGAAAAATCTATTTGTTTAATAACACTAATCACAATAGAAATAGAAATAATCAACCATGCCAATGCAAAAAACACATCAAAAATATTACCTAAGGGTACTTGTTTCGTAGCATTAATATAAAATGATAAAGAGATTGTTTGTAACACCCAAACAATCCCTAATGTAACAAATCCAATTCTTCTTACTTTATAAAACTTTTTGATAAAATCAAAAAAGTAACAAGCGATACTAAAAAAATAAAATAATAATATAAGTTCATTTAACCTTATGAACATAATTTCTTGCATATCATCACCATTTGAATATGCTTATTCAAAACTCAATATTTGGCTGTTTACCACCTTATTAGTAGTTTCTTTTTTAGATTCATATGCATTTTCAGCCTCAATGTCAAAAATGTTTTGAAATAGCTCTAATTTTTCGGTACTTTTCTTATCACTACTTAATTCTTTAGCTTGTTTTATAGGATCTTTCAACATTTGATTGATAATACTTTTCGTGTGTTTTGAGATTATTTTTCGTTCTCTTTCTGATAATCCAGGTAATTTGCGATCTAAACTATCCATAGTATCTTCTTGAATATTCATTGCTTTTTCTCTTAATGCACGAATAACTGGTACAACACCTAGCATGTTCACCCATTCATTATGCGCTGAAATTTCATTTGGAATACTTTGCATAATTTGATCAGCTGCATTTTGACGTTCTCTCAAATTGGCATCTACCAACCCTTTTAAGTCATCTACATCATAATTAAACACATCTGCTATTGCATCAATTGTAGGTTCAATATCCCTAGGAACTGCAATATCAATTAATACTAAAGAATCATTTTTACGTTCAGACGCACATGATTGCAACATTTTATTCGTTACAATATATTCATCAGAACTTGTTGAACTGATTACTATGTCCACGTTTGCTAAAAGTTGCGGTAAAGATGTCATTGCTTCAAATTTCACGTTATGTTTCATTGCTAGATTTTGAGCTTTACTCAAAGTTCTATTTACAATCGTAATATCTGTTACACCTGAACCGATTAAATTAAGAAGTGATAGTTCACTCATATCCCCTGCACCAATGATTAAAGCTTGCTTATTACTAATTTTGCCAAACACTTTTTTACTTAGTTCAACTGCAGCATACGAAACACTTACTGCATTATCAGCAATATCTGTTTCATTATGTGCTTTTTTCGCAAAAGTAATTGCTTGTTTAAATAAATGATTAAAGATTGTACCTGTTGTATCTTCTTCTTGAGCAATAAAAAATGCATTTCTTATTTGTCCAAGAATTTGTGTTTCTCCTAGAACTACAGAATCTAAACCTGAAGTAACTTGCAATAAATGTTTTACTGCATCGTCCCCCACTTTTACTTCAGTCATTTGTTTAATTTCTTCAACATCAAAACCAAAGGATCTCGCTAAAAATCTTTGAATATAATAGCGACCCGTATGAATTTGATCTGTTACAGCATATACTTCTGTACGATTACAAGTTGATAATATCACGTTTTCTAATATAGATTTCGTTTCATATAAACCAACATTGGCTGAACGTATGGCATCATCCTTAAAAGCAACTTTTTCTCTAAGTGCTACATCTGCTGTGCGATGATTTATGCTAACCGCAATTAAATGCATTTATAACGCCCTCCATACATATTACAATAAGTAAATTATAACACAATTATAGCTTGAGTTAAGTAACTTGCACCAGTAAATTAGAAGAATTATAATTTACATTCATATTGTTGTCATAATTAAACTCAAATACAATTCATCCTTAATAGTTTTAATAACTTTTTTATTAGTTACTAAAGATATTTAGCAATAATATTCCAAATCTGTT
This window harbors:
- a CDS encoding AbrB family transcriptional regulator, which codes for MSKQLRNNIIVLLLAILLSLILNAANILLPFMFGPIIASVICVRCFHMEVEWPFWLSQIGLVLLGVQIGSTFTENVIFDIKDDWLTIILITVMLLGLALIIAFFFKKIAKVNTETAILSVIPGALSQMLIMAEENKKANIMVVSLTQTSRIIFVVILVPFISYFFQDSVGSHSSGGSMVNTLTEALTIPNILLLALAVFLVYVIMGKINFPTRQLLAPILVLICWNLLTGVTFTLDNYIIAAAQVIYMIRIGIQIAKLLDQMKGRIAVAIAFQNILLILLTFVMVLFIAMVSDHSVNELFLGAAPGGMSQIVLVAIETGADVALISSYHIFRIFFILFLIAPLLSYFLKFRNKSHS
- a CDS encoding YitT family protein — its product is MKAMIVNHYKNIIICLVGTFINAIGVNGFLLGSNLGDGGTVGISLALKYSLGLSPALTSLIINIVLIIIGWKYLSKTVAIYTVISNTALSLFLELTKSVNLGIDDFVINSVFGGAIIGISVGLVLSTGSTVGGPAVIARILNKYFGFKTSKSIFLLDSLIVLSFLIVLPLRNVLFTIIMLFITERATSFIIEGFNPKKAVTIISEKNEMIADKINNFTGRGTTILPSKGGYSKNETGMLYVVVHQSQVTKIKNLVYQEDEKAFLVIHDVRDVLGSTFINNIT
- the hemL gene encoding glutamate-1-semialdehyde 2,1-aminomutase, with amino-acid sequence MRYSNSEKAMEAAEHLMPGGVNSPVRAFKSVDTPAIFMDHGEGSRIYDIDGNAYIDYVLSWGPLILGHKNKQVIDKIHEAVDKGTSFGASTTQENKLAELVIDRVPSIEKVRMVSSGTEATLDTLRLARGYTGKNKIIKFIGCYHGHSDSLLIKAGSGVATLGLPDSPGVPEGIAKNTITVPYNDLEAIKVAFEEFGDDIAGVIVEPVAGNMGVVPPIEGFLQGLRDITTEYGSLLIFDEVMTGFRVGYNCAQGYFNVTPDLTCLGKVIGGGLPVGAFGGKKEIMDHIAPAGDIYQAGTLSGNPLAMTSGYETLVQLKQETYDYFNKLGDQLEAGLKTVFAKHNVPITVNRAGSMIGYFLNEGPVTNFEEANNSDLEMFSQMYREMANEGVFLPPSQFEGTFLSTAHTEEDIKQTIEAFDTALSRIV
- a CDS encoding inner membrane protein YpjD, whose protein sequence is MQEIMFIRLNELILLFYFFSIACYFFDFIKKFYKVRRIGFVTLGIVWVLQTISLSFYINATKQVPLGNIFDVFFALAWLIISISIVISVIKQIDFSIFLFNLIGFIFIAMSTFQPMHYHGTGEKLNLINELLIVHVTFAIISYALFAFAFVNSILYLIQYKNLKQKRFDQKYFRIASVATLEQIVFYSSLIGFLFIILSIILGAQWGFNALGLNILIDPKVVMSIVITLLYGIYIIFRVKHMLTKHKLIYFNIILFCLSMINLFFASHVSDFHQWTGI
- the hemC gene encoding hydroxymethylbilane synthase, with protein sequence MRKLVVGSRRSKLAMTQSQQFIDKLKAIEPELDIEIKEIVTKGDRIIDKQLSKVGGKGLFVKEIQNELFDHSIDMAIHSLKDVPSVIPEGLTLGCIPDRENPYDAYIAKNHIKLDELPDNSIVGTSSLRRGAQILAKYPNLQIKWIRGNIDTRLSKLETEDYDAIILAAAGLKRMGWSDDIVTTYLDKETLIPAIGQGALGIECRSDDKELLDLLSKVHNDDVASCVTAERTFLTRMNGSCQVPIGGYATKESDGTIEFTGLIMSPDGKERYEHTERGTNPVELGEKVTEVLNAQGAYEIIKALNEEQ
- the hemB gene encoding porphobilinogen synthase → MQFDRHRRLRSSKSMRSMVRETHIRKEDLIYPIFVVERDNVKEEIKSMPGIYQISLNLLGEEIKEAYDLGIRGIMFFGVPNEKDAVGTGAYDHNGIIQEATRKAKSMYSDLLIVADTCLCEYTDHGHCGVINEETKDVDNDKSLPLLVKTAISQVEAGADIIAPSNMMDGFVAEIREGLDQAGYHNIPIMSYGIKYSSSFFGPFRDAAESAPQFGDRKTYQMDPANRREALRELDSDLNEGADMMIVKPALSFLDIIRDVRNTTNVPVVAYNVSGEYSMTKAASINGWIDEKAVVMEQMISMKRAGADMIITYFSKDICRYLDEEQ
- a CDS encoding MFS transporter, translating into MKFNKRKINTVDINQAKKSVFATGIGNAMEWFDFALYSYLAVIISKNFFSQVDNDEIKLIFTFATFAIAFLLRPVGGIFFGKIGDKYGRKIVLTTTIILMAFSTFLIGILPTYDQIGIWAPIILLLARILQGFSVGGEYAGAMVYIAESSPDNKRIRLGSGLELGTLSGYILASILVTIMFWLIPSSSMESWGWRIPFFISIPIGLFGLYLRTHLEESPIFENDLADSKEETQNILQIIKDNKRDILLCIVFVAFFNITNYLLLGYMPSYLDENVGIKDTISTPITAVVLIIMLPFAIMFGRLGDKVGNKKIISIGLTLGIVFSLISFQFLNNGNLAFLFMGLLMIGIVLSVYEGTMPGTLPTLFFTNVRYRTLSWTFNIAVSVFGGTTPLVATWLVHETGNNLAPGFYWLFVSIIGLIVVVFLFKDTSKQSLKGSYPTVSNAKEFKVAVENPKDSLWWYSESQQDK
- a CDS encoding uroporphyrinogen-III synthase, whose amino-acid sequence is MRPVIVMTQTSEFKRNDACIIHRPFIRVEALSFDLNLLNVNYDWLIFSSKNAVKFFQPYLKHVNVGKIAVIGEKTANYCKSLGLEVSFCPKDYSQEGFLESFCAEEGSRILLPSSNAARSLLQDELYNQNYIVQKIDLYKPVPHTDNINDVKMMIKKGEIDAVAFASSSAVRYYFNHEMTVNFDHYFVIGLQTLETLHQYHAKGTVSEIQTLESLVSKIIESWETNAI
- the hemA gene encoding glutamyl-tRNA reductase — translated: MHLIAVSINHRTADVALREKVAFKDDAIRSANVGLYETKSILENVILSTCNRTEVYAVTDQIHTGRYYIQRFLARSFGFDVEEIKQMTEVKVGDDAVKHLLQVTSGLDSVVLGETQILGQIRNAFFIAQEEDTTGTIFNHLFKQAITFAKKAHNETDIADNAVSVSYAAVELSKKVFGKISNKQALIIGAGDMSELSLLNLIGSGVTDITIVNRTLSKAQNLAMKHNVKFEAMTSLPQLLANVDIVISSTSSDEYIVTNKMLQSCASERKNDSLVLIDIAVPRDIEPTIDAIADVFNYDVDDLKGLVDANLRERQNAADQIMQSIPNEISAHNEWVNMLGVVPVIRALREKAMNIQEDTMDSLDRKLPGLSERERKIISKHTKSIINQMLKDPIKQAKELSSDKKSTEKLELFQNIFDIEAENAYESKKETTNKVVNSQILSFE